Proteins found in one Calditrichota bacterium genomic segment:
- a CDS encoding type II toxin-antitoxin system HicA family toxin — protein MAALRRLGFEIARTGTHMAMIRANSDGTSTPLTMPNHYRIKGSTLRVKYAQAGISRSEFLDAFNGL, from the coding sequence ATGGCCGCGCTTAGGCGTTTGGGATTCGAGATTGCAAGAACTGGCACCCATATGGCAATGATTCGCGCCAACTCCGATGGCACATCGACACCTTTGACCATGCCGAATCACTACCGCATCAAAGGATCCACCTTGAGAGTGAAATACGCCCAGGCAGGGATAAGTCGCAGCGAGTTTCTTGATGCGTTCAATGGTCTTTAG